The Cellulomonas fulva genome includes a window with the following:
- a CDS encoding SurA N-terminal domain-containing protein: MRALAATGGLVAAGLLAACSGTPGAAAVVDDRVITTSDVQVASDELAALGQQFDVSAVVSVLIQEPTVTAIAQEHGVGVSDADAVALLDQVAASLGQADDDTDPGAGEATPETFSEPTIAIARYSLASGNLQEADDADAIGDEVSERLAALDVDVNPRFGTADENQNVTALTSWPWIAAPEADAS; encoded by the coding sequence GTGCGCGCGCTCGCGGCGACCGGCGGGCTCGTCGCGGCGGGGCTCCTCGCGGCCTGCTCCGGCACGCCCGGTGCCGCCGCCGTGGTCGACGACCGGGTGATCACCACGTCCGACGTCCAGGTCGCGTCCGACGAGCTCGCGGCGCTGGGTCAGCAGTTCGACGTCTCGGCCGTGGTCTCCGTGCTCATCCAGGAGCCGACCGTCACCGCGATCGCGCAGGAGCACGGCGTGGGGGTCTCGGACGCGGACGCCGTCGCGCTGCTGGACCAGGTCGCCGCGTCGCTGGGGCAGGCGGACGACGACACCGACCCCGGCGCGGGCGAGGCGACCCCGGAGACGTTCAGCGAGCCGACGATCGCGATCGCGCGGTACTCGCTCGCCAGCGGCAACCTGCAGGAGGCCGACGACGCCGACGCGATCGGCGACGAGGTCTCCGAGCGGCTCGCGGCGCTCGACGTCGACGTGAACCCGCGGTTCGGCACGGCCGACGAGAACCAGAACGTCACCGCGCTGACCTCGTGGCCCTGGATCGCGGCACCCGAGGCGGACGCGTCCTGA
- a CDS encoding MazG family protein — MALDRGTRGGRVLTGGDAQPGRLAELVAVMDRLRSPGGCPWDAEQTHASLAPYALEEAYELVEAIEHDDRAGLREELGDLLLQVVFHARVAQEDPADPFDVDDVAGDLVDKLVRRHPHVFAGADGAADDEGRHVAWDRLKRQEKPARASALDGVPRAMGALARAQKLVARADRAGLVVEPPAGEDVGTRLLALVREARAAGLDAEGELRRATDTWEARARAVEAPPA; from the coding sequence GTGGCCCTGGATCGCGGCACCCGAGGCGGACGCGTCCTGACCGGCGGCGACGCGCAGCCCGGCCGGCTGGCCGAGCTCGTCGCGGTCATGGACCGCCTGCGCTCCCCGGGCGGCTGCCCGTGGGACGCCGAGCAGACGCACGCGAGCCTGGCCCCGTACGCGCTCGAGGAGGCGTACGAGCTGGTCGAGGCGATCGAGCACGACGACCGCGCAGGCCTGCGTGAGGAGCTCGGGGACCTGCTCCTGCAGGTCGTCTTCCACGCGCGCGTCGCGCAGGAGGACCCGGCGGACCCGTTCGACGTCGACGACGTCGCCGGCGACCTGGTGGACAAGCTGGTCCGCCGCCACCCCCACGTGTTCGCCGGCGCGGACGGCGCCGCCGACGACGAGGGCCGGCACGTCGCGTGGGACCGGCTCAAGCGGCAGGAGAAGCCCGCGCGCGCGTCCGCGCTCGACGGCGTGCCGCGCGCGATGGGGGCGCTGGCCCGCGCGCAGAAGCTCGTCGCGCGCGCCGACCGTGCCGGCCTCGTCGTCGAGCCGCCGGCCGGTGAGGACGTGGGGACGCGGCTGCTCGCGCTCGTCCGCGAGGCCCGAGCGGCCGGGCTGGACGCCGAGGGCGAGCTGCGCCGTGCGACGGACACGTGGGAGGCGCGTGCCCGCGCCGTGGAGGCGCCGCCCGCCTGA
- a CDS encoding XRE family transcriptional regulator, with protein sequence MTTTSARTPRAAPGAPRSSSSGPASSPAASSSPWDGGGRSDETAGSSGGLDTLVLGRRIRHLRTQRGLTLEDLGAAIGRAPSQVSMLENGHREPKLGLLTQIADALDVPLAELLRTEAPSRRAALEVELERAQRGPLFGQLGLPTVKVGKSLPSDALEAIVALQHQVERLLTEHAATPEEARRANAELRVRMRARDNYFPELEEHARTLLTAIGHNGGPLSQRATADIAAHLGFTLHHVPDLPHSTRTVTDLAHGRIYLPQGDRGLSDSRSPLLQALASHVLQHTEPRDYRDFLRQRVEANYLAAALMLPEDGAVPFLTAAKEERRLSVEDLRDAFAVPYETAAHRFTNLATRHLDLPVHFMKVHEGGTLHKAYENDGVAFPSDPLGAIEGQPVCRHWTARVVFTLEDRFSPYYQYTDTSSGTYWCTSRVQPSSQGAFSVSVGVPFAHVRWFRGRETTERSRSRCPEPSCCRQPPADLAQRWEGASWPSARPHASLLAALPVGVFPGVDTTEVYEFLDRHAPS encoded by the coding sequence ATGACGACGACGTCCGCCCGCACCCCTCGCGCCGCGCCCGGCGCGCCGCGCTCGTCCTCGTCGGGCCCCGCCTCGTCGCCTGCTGCCTCGTCGTCCCCGTGGGACGGCGGCGGGAGGTCCGACGAGACCGCGGGCTCGTCGGGCGGGCTCGACACCCTGGTCCTGGGCCGGCGGATCCGGCACCTGCGCACGCAGCGCGGGCTCACGCTCGAGGACCTCGGCGCCGCGATCGGGCGTGCGCCCTCCCAGGTCTCGATGCTCGAGAACGGGCACCGCGAGCCCAAGCTGGGCCTGCTCACGCAGATCGCCGACGCGCTCGACGTGCCGCTGGCGGAGCTGCTGCGCACCGAGGCCCCGAGCCGGCGCGCGGCGCTCGAGGTCGAGCTCGAACGGGCGCAACGCGGTCCGCTGTTCGGGCAGCTCGGGCTGCCCACGGTCAAGGTCGGCAAGTCGTTGCCGTCGGACGCGCTCGAGGCGATCGTCGCCCTGCAGCACCAGGTCGAGCGGCTCCTCACCGAGCACGCCGCGACGCCCGAGGAGGCGCGCCGAGCCAACGCCGAGCTGCGGGTGCGGATGCGCGCGCGGGACAACTACTTCCCCGAGCTCGAGGAGCACGCCCGCACGCTGCTCACCGCGATCGGCCACAACGGCGGGCCGCTCTCGCAGCGCGCGACCGCCGACATCGCCGCGCACCTGGGCTTCACGCTGCACCACGTGCCGGATCTGCCGCACTCGACCCGCACCGTCACCGACCTGGCGCACGGGCGCATCTACCTGCCGCAGGGCGACCGCGGCCTGTCCGACTCCCGCTCGCCCCTGCTCCAGGCGCTCGCCAGCCACGTGCTGCAGCACACCGAGCCGCGTGACTACCGCGACTTCCTGCGCCAGCGCGTCGAGGCCAACTACCTGGCCGCCGCGCTGATGCTGCCCGAGGACGGCGCGGTCCCGTTCCTCACCGCGGCCAAGGAGGAGCGCCGCCTGTCGGTGGAGGACCTGCGCGACGCGTTCGCCGTCCCGTACGAGACCGCGGCGCACCGGTTCACCAACCTCGCGACGAGGCACCTCGACCTGCCGGTGCACTTCATGAAGGTCCATGAGGGCGGCACGCTGCACAAGGCGTACGAGAACGACGGCGTCGCGTTCCCGTCGGACCCGCTCGGCGCCATCGAGGGCCAGCCCGTGTGCCGGCACTGGACCGCGCGCGTGGTGTTCACGCTCGAGGACCGGTTCTCGCCGTACTACCAGTACACGGACACCTCGTCGGGCACGTACTGGTGCACCTCACGCGTGCAGCCCTCGTCGCAGGGCGCGTTCTCCGTGTCCGTCGGCGTGCCCTTCGCGCACGTGCGCTGGTTCCGTGGCCGGGAGACCACGGAGCGCTCGCGGTCGCGCTGCCCGGAGCCGTCCTGCTGCCGGCAGCCGCCGGCCGACCTGGCCCAGCGCTGGGAGGGCGCGTCCTGGCCGTCCGCCCGCCCGCACGCGAGCCTGCTCGCCGCCCTCCCCGTCGGCGTGTTCCCGGGCGTCGACACCACCGAGGTCTACGAGTTCCTGGACCGCCACGCGCCGTCCTGA
- the aceA gene encoding isocitrate lyase, which translates to MSTQTDPTAARPGTPGHPRPGDQTTTADELAAAWEIDPRWAGVRRAHTAADVVALRGSVREEHTLARRGAERLWELLHTRTHVPALGALTGNQAVQQVRAGLEAIYLSGWQVAADANLSGQTYPDQSLYPANSVPAVVRRINNALLRADQIDVAEHGRRTREWLAPVVADAEAGFGGPLNAYELMHAMIAAGAAGVHWEDQLAAEKKCGHLGGKVLVPTSQHVRTLSAARLAADVADVPTVVVARTDALGADLLTSDADERDHAFLTGERTAEGYYRVAPGLDAVVARQSAYAPFADLLWVETATPDVALAVEFAERIHDAFPGKLLAYNCSPSFHWRRHLSDEQIGRFQRELAGHGYAFQFITLAGFHALNHSMFALAHDYARRGMSAYVDLQTAELAAEDAGYTATRHQREVGTGYFDRVATAISPDSATLALAGSTETAQFTH; encoded by the coding sequence ATGAGCACGCAGACGGACCCGACCGCCGCCCGCCCGGGCACGCCGGGTCACCCGCGCCCCGGCGACCAGACCACGACCGCCGACGAGCTCGCGGCGGCCTGGGAGATCGACCCGCGGTGGGCCGGCGTCCGCCGGGCCCACACCGCGGCCGACGTCGTTGCGCTGCGGGGGTCCGTCCGGGAGGAGCACACGCTCGCCCGCAGGGGGGCCGAGCGCCTGTGGGAGCTCCTGCACACCCGCACGCACGTCCCCGCGCTCGGCGCGCTCACCGGCAACCAGGCGGTGCAGCAGGTCCGGGCCGGCCTGGAGGCGATCTACCTCTCGGGCTGGCAGGTCGCCGCCGACGCGAACCTGTCCGGCCAGACCTACCCCGACCAGTCGCTCTACCCGGCGAACTCGGTGCCCGCCGTGGTCCGGCGCATCAACAACGCGCTGCTGCGCGCCGACCAGATCGACGTGGCGGAGCACGGGCGCCGCACCCGCGAGTGGCTCGCGCCGGTCGTCGCGGACGCCGAGGCCGGCTTCGGTGGCCCGCTGAACGCCTACGAGCTCATGCACGCGATGATCGCCGCCGGCGCGGCCGGGGTGCACTGGGAGGACCAGCTCGCCGCGGAGAAGAAGTGCGGCCACCTGGGCGGCAAGGTCCTGGTCCCGACGAGCCAGCACGTGCGGACGCTGAGCGCGGCGCGGCTCGCGGCGGACGTGGCGGACGTGCCGACGGTGGTCGTGGCGCGCACGGACGCCCTGGGCGCCGACCTGCTGACCAGCGACGCCGACGAGCGCGACCACGCCTTCCTCACCGGCGAGCGCACTGCCGAGGGCTACTACCGCGTGGCGCCCGGGCTGGACGCGGTGGTCGCCCGGCAGAGCGCGTACGCGCCGTTCGCGGACCTGCTCTGGGTGGAGACCGCCACGCCCGACGTCGCGCTCGCGGTCGAGTTCGCCGAGCGGATCCACGACGCGTTCCCCGGCAAGCTCCTGGCGTACAACTGCTCGCCGTCGTTCCACTGGCGCCGGCACCTGTCCGACGAGCAGATCGGCCGGTTCCAGCGCGAGCTCGCGGGTCACGGCTACGCGTTCCAGTTCATCACCCTCGCCGGGTTCCACGCGCTCAACCACTCCATGTTCGCGCTGGCCCACGACTACGCGCGCCGCGGGATGAGCGCGTACGTCGACCTCCAGACGGCCGAGCTCGCCGCCGAGGACGCCGGCTACACCGCGACGCGCCACCAGCGCGAGGTGGGCACCGGCTACTTCGACCGCGTCGCCACCGCGATCTCGCCCGACAGCGCCACCCTCGCGCTCGCGGGCTCCACCGAGACGGCCCAGTTCACCCACTGA
- a CDS encoding Re/Si-specific NAD(P)(+) transhydrogenase subunit alpha, with product MASIGIPREAPGQRLVAATPATVGKLVGLGYTVLVERGAGREATFADDAYRAAGAQAADAAEVWGADVVTAVDAPSDEQVGLLREGALLVASLQPAARPALVEALAARGVTALALDAVPRISRAQSLDVLSSMSNVAGYRAVVEAAQEYGGMFAGQVTAAGKTPPARVFVIGAGVAGLAAIGAAASLGAQVRAFDVRPEVGEQIESMGAQFVRAPQAQQEVSADGYARPLTAEQAAAALEVYAAECAQADVVITTALVRGTAPTTITAAAVAAMRPGSVVVDLAASGGGNCELTVPGERVVTENGVVVLGWTDLAGRMPQHSSQLLGTNVVHLLQLLTPGTDGVPVLDLEDPVQRGMTVAHAGDVLWPPPPVAVSAAPPPAAVPPPPTEQELAAQREAARQEAARRAQRRTVTFALAAVALTLAVSFAPAAFLGHFTVFVLAVFVGYYVISNVSHSLHTPLMAQTNAISGIILVGALLQIGSDDVVVTVLACVAAAVASINIFGGFLVANRMIRMFRRGA from the coding sequence GTGGCGAGCATCGGCATCCCCCGCGAGGCACCAGGACAGCGCCTCGTGGCGGCCACCCCGGCCACGGTCGGCAAGCTCGTCGGGCTCGGGTACACCGTGCTCGTCGAACGCGGGGCCGGCCGGGAGGCGACGTTCGCCGACGACGCCTACCGTGCCGCGGGGGCGCAGGCCGCCGACGCCGCCGAGGTCTGGGGCGCCGACGTGGTGACCGCGGTCGACGCGCCGTCCGACGAGCAGGTCGGGCTGCTCCGTGAGGGCGCCCTCCTGGTCGCGTCGCTGCAGCCCGCGGCCCGGCCCGCGCTCGTCGAGGCGCTCGCGGCCCGCGGGGTCACCGCGCTCGCGCTCGACGCCGTGCCCCGGATCTCCCGCGCGCAGTCGCTCGACGTGCTCTCCTCGATGTCCAACGTCGCCGGCTACCGGGCGGTCGTGGAGGCCGCCCAGGAGTACGGCGGGATGTTCGCGGGCCAGGTCACCGCGGCGGGCAAGACCCCGCCCGCGCGCGTGTTCGTCATCGGGGCGGGCGTCGCGGGCCTCGCGGCCATCGGCGCGGCCGCGTCGCTCGGGGCGCAGGTGCGCGCGTTCGACGTGCGGCCCGAGGTCGGCGAGCAGATCGAGTCGATGGGCGCGCAGTTCGTGCGTGCGCCGCAGGCACAGCAGGAGGTCAGCGCGGACGGCTACGCCCGGCCGCTGACGGCGGAGCAGGCGGCCGCGGCGCTCGAGGTCTACGCCGCGGAGTGCGCGCAGGCCGACGTGGTGATCACCACCGCCCTGGTGCGCGGCACCGCACCGACCACGATCACCGCGGCCGCGGTCGCCGCGATGCGGCCGGGCTCCGTCGTGGTCGACCTGGCCGCGTCCGGCGGCGGCAACTGCGAGCTCACGGTCCCCGGCGAGCGCGTGGTCACCGAGAACGGCGTCGTCGTCCTCGGCTGGACGGACCTCGCGGGCCGTATGCCGCAGCACTCGTCGCAGCTCCTGGGGACCAACGTGGTGCACCTGCTCCAGCTGCTGACGCCGGGCACGGACGGGGTGCCGGTGCTCGACCTCGAGGACCCGGTGCAGCGGGGGATGACCGTGGCGCACGCCGGCGACGTGCTGTGGCCGCCGCCGCCCGTCGCGGTCTCGGCCGCGCCCCCGCCGGCGGCCGTCCCACCGCCGCCGACCGAGCAGGAGCTCGCGGCGCAGCGGGAGGCCGCGCGCCAGGAGGCCGCGCGGCGCGCGCAGCGACGCACCGTGACGTTCGCGCTCGCGGCCGTCGCGCTGACCCTCGCGGTGTCCTTCGCGCCCGCCGCGTTCCTGGGGCACTTCACGGTCTTCGTGCTCGCGGTCTTCGTCGGCTACTACGTGATCTCCAACGTGTCGCACTCGCTGCACACGCCGCTCATGGCGCAGACCAACGCCATCTCGGGGATCATCCTGGTCGGCGCGCTGCTGCAGATCGGGTCCGACGACGTCGTCGTGACGGTCCTCGCGTGCGTCGCTGCCGCGGTCGCGAGCATCAACATCTTCGGCGGGTTCCTGGTCGCGAACCGGATGATCCGCATGTTCCGACGGGGGGCGTGA
- a CDS encoding helix-turn-helix transcriptional regulator, whose protein sequence is MASDETLAVGRRVRHLRTARGLTLDALGRRVGVTSSMLSLVENGRREPRLALLRDLAAALGVTVNELIDPEPPTRRAALEIELDKAQRTSSFQRLGLPALRPGRTLPTPVLEQLVGLHAELARREREAIATPEEARRANTALRVDRQSRDNHFPVLEDLAEEMVRDAGYTSGPLTHRTVWRMAERLGFEIRHVDDLPRSTRTVTDLANGRIYLPPASTPGGHGLRSLALQAMAHRVLGHGLPASYEAFLRQRMEITYFASSCLMPQSAAVDFLAQRKRAKELAIEDFRDAFGVTHEAAAQRFTSLATHHLDIRVHFLRIHEDGSIYRGYANDGLPLPQDVTGAIEGQVVCRRWGVREALDRRDHATESYQYTDTPAGTFWCSTQPGVAPTGRFALAVGVPFSSATWFRGRETQVRRRSTCPDEACCRRPDEGAAARWEDRSWPSARIHQHVFSPLPTGVFPGVDSAEMYAFLDRHAPSSDGA, encoded by the coding sequence GTGGCTTCCGACGAGACCTTGGCGGTCGGCCGGCGCGTCCGGCACCTGCGCACGGCGCGCGGGCTCACCCTCGACGCGCTCGGCCGGCGCGTCGGCGTCACGTCGAGCATGCTCTCGCTCGTCGAGAACGGGCGCCGCGAGCCGCGGCTCGCCCTGCTGCGGGACCTGGCCGCCGCACTGGGCGTCACCGTCAACGAGCTCATCGACCCCGAGCCGCCGACGCGGCGCGCCGCGCTCGAGATCGAGCTCGACAAGGCCCAGCGCACCAGCTCCTTCCAGCGCCTCGGCCTGCCCGCGCTCCGGCCCGGCCGCACGCTGCCCACCCCGGTGCTCGAGCAGCTCGTCGGGCTGCACGCCGAGCTCGCCCGGCGCGAGCGGGAGGCGATCGCCACGCCGGAGGAGGCGCGACGCGCGAACACCGCCCTGCGCGTGGACCGGCAGAGCCGCGACAACCACTTCCCGGTGCTGGAGGACCTCGCGGAGGAGATGGTCCGCGACGCGGGCTACACCTCCGGCCCGCTGACGCACCGCACGGTGTGGCGCATGGCCGAGCGCCTGGGCTTCGAGATCCGGCACGTCGACGACCTCCCGCGCTCGACCCGGACGGTCACGGACCTGGCCAACGGCCGCATCTACCTGCCGCCCGCGTCGACGCCGGGCGGGCACGGGCTGCGCTCGCTCGCGCTGCAGGCCATGGCGCACCGGGTGCTGGGGCACGGGCTGCCGGCGTCCTACGAGGCGTTCCTGCGGCAGCGGATGGAGATCACCTACTTCGCCTCGTCGTGCCTCATGCCCCAGTCCGCGGCGGTGGACTTCCTGGCGCAGCGCAAGCGCGCCAAGGAGCTTGCGATCGAGGACTTCCGCGACGCGTTCGGCGTGACGCACGAGGCCGCGGCGCAGCGGTTCACCTCGCTGGCGACGCACCACCTCGACATCCGCGTGCACTTCCTGCGGATCCACGAGGACGGCTCGATCTACCGCGGCTACGCCAACGACGGCCTCCCGCTGCCGCAGGACGTGACCGGCGCGATCGAGGGTCAGGTGGTGTGCCGACGGTGGGGCGTGCGGGAGGCGCTGGACCGACGCGACCACGCGACCGAGTCCTACCAGTACACCGACACCCCGGCGGGCACGTTCTGGTGCTCGACGCAGCCGGGCGTCGCGCCGACCGGCCGGTTCGCGCTCGCCGTGGGCGTGCCGTTCTCGTCGGCCACGTGGTTCCGCGGCCGGGAGACGCAGGTGCGGCGGCGCTCGACGTGCCCCGACGAGGCGTGCTGCCGGCGGCCCGACGAGGGCGCGGCCGCCCGCTGGGAGGACCGGTCCTGGCCGAGCGCGCGCATCCACCAGCACGTGTTCTCGCCGCTGCCGACCGGCGTGTTCCCGGGCGTGGACTCCGCGGAGATGTACGCGTTCCTGGACCGGCACGCGCCGTCGTCGGACGGCGCCTGA
- a CDS encoding phosphoenolpyruvate carboxykinase (GTP), giving the protein MTATSVRLPHLPHVAPGQPLDLHAWVAAVADLVEPDEIVWCDGSADERRGLVDRMVATGTLLPLDPVLRPGSYLARSDPDDVARVESRTFICSSSAEDAGPTNNWREPAVMRAELAGVLTGAMRGRTMYVVPFSMGPVGSPLAQVGVQITDSPYVVVSMGVMTRVGTAVLDRIEAGARFVPAVHSVGAPLVSSDGTRVADVPWPCHPTKYIAHFPETREIWSFGSGYGGNALLGKKCFALRIASVMGRDEGWLAEHMLLVRVTSPEGRRYHVAAAFPSACGKTNFAMLQPTLPGWTVETIGDDIAWLRPGEDGRLYAINPEAGFFGVAPGTGVETNPTAVEMLSHDVIFTNVALTDDGDVWWEGLTPEPPAHLTDWTGRSWTPASGRPAAHPNARFTVAAAQCPSIADSWEDPAGVPVDAIVFGGRRATNVPLVTRALDWEHGVFLGATVASEQTAAAEGVVGELRRDPFAMLPFCGYTMADHWAHWLRVGAGLSGAGRPLVFGVNWFRKSASGEFLWPGFGENARVLAWIVGQVDAARSASGSGSGSDEGAVAGPVGLHPAPGALDLDGLTLPDGALEELFAVDPAAWSAECDLTEEFFAQFGDRLPPELTAQLTSLRARLTASS; this is encoded by the coding sequence ATGACCGCCACGTCCGTCCGCCTGCCGCACCTGCCGCACGTCGCACCGGGCCAGCCGCTCGACCTGCACGCGTGGGTCGCGGCCGTCGCCGACCTGGTCGAGCCCGACGAGATCGTCTGGTGCGACGGCTCGGCGGACGAGCGCCGGGGCCTGGTCGACCGGATGGTCGCGACCGGCACGCTCCTGCCGCTCGACCCGGTCCTGCGGCCCGGCTCCTACCTGGCCCGGTCGGACCCCGACGACGTGGCGCGCGTCGAGTCACGGACGTTCATCTGCTCGTCGTCCGCCGAGGACGCCGGCCCCACCAACAACTGGCGCGAGCCCGCCGTCATGCGCGCCGAGCTCGCCGGTGTCCTCACGGGCGCGATGCGCGGCCGGACCATGTACGTGGTCCCGTTCTCGATGGGCCCGGTCGGCAGCCCGCTCGCGCAGGTCGGCGTGCAGATCACCGACTCGCCGTACGTCGTGGTGAGCATGGGCGTCATGACGCGGGTGGGCACCGCGGTGCTCGACCGGATCGAGGCCGGTGCGCGCTTCGTGCCTGCCGTGCACTCCGTGGGTGCCCCGCTGGTCTCGTCGGACGGCACGCGCGTCGCGGACGTGCCGTGGCCCTGCCACCCGACGAAGTACATCGCCCACTTCCCCGAGACGCGGGAGATCTGGTCGTTCGGGTCCGGCTACGGCGGCAACGCGCTGCTGGGCAAGAAGTGCTTCGCGCTACGCATCGCGTCGGTGATGGGCCGCGACGAGGGCTGGCTCGCCGAGCACATGCTCCTGGTCCGTGTCACGTCACCGGAGGGCCGCCGCTACCACGTCGCCGCCGCGTTCCCGTCGGCGTGCGGGAAGACCAACTTCGCGATGCTGCAGCCGACGCTGCCGGGCTGGACCGTCGAGACGATCGGCGACGACATCGCGTGGCTGCGCCCCGGCGAGGACGGCCGCCTCTACGCGATCAACCCCGAGGCCGGCTTCTTCGGCGTCGCGCCCGGCACGGGCGTCGAGACCAACCCCACCGCCGTCGAGATGCTGTCGCACGACGTGATCTTCACCAACGTCGCGCTGACCGACGACGGCGACGTGTGGTGGGAGGGCCTGACCCCGGAGCCGCCCGCCCACCTCACCGACTGGACCGGCCGCTCGTGGACCCCGGCGTCCGGCCGCCCCGCCGCGCACCCCAACGCGCGGTTCACCGTCGCGGCCGCCCAGTGCCCGTCGATCGCCGACTCGTGGGAGGACCCCGCGGGCGTGCCGGTCGACGCGATCGTCTTCGGCGGTCGTCGGGCCACCAACGTCCCCCTGGTGACGCGCGCGCTGGACTGGGAGCACGGCGTGTTCCTGGGCGCGACCGTCGCGTCCGAGCAGACCGCCGCCGCCGAGGGCGTGGTGGGCGAGCTGCGGCGCGACCCGTTCGCGATGCTGCCGTTCTGCGGCTACACCATGGCCGACCACTGGGCGCACTGGCTACGCGTCGGCGCCGGGCTGTCCGGCGCCGGGCGGCCGCTGGTCTTCGGCGTGAACTGGTTCCGCAAGTCCGCGTCCGGGGAGTTCCTGTGGCCGGGGTTCGGCGAGAACGCGCGCGTGCTCGCGTGGATCGTCGGGCAGGTGGACGCGGCGCGGTCGGCTTCGGGGTCCGGATCTGGGTCCGACGAGGGTGCGGTCGCCGGCCCGGTCGGCCTGCACCCCGCGCCCGGGGCGCTGGACCTGGACGGCCTGACGCTGCCCGACGGCGCGCTCGAGGAGCTCTTCGCCGTCGACCCCGCTGCCTGGTCGGCCGAGTGCGACCTCACCGAGGAGTTCTTCGCGCAGTTCGGCGACCGCCTGCCCCCCGAGCTGACCGCACAGCTCACGTCCCTGCGCGCCCGCCTCACCGCATCGTCCTGA
- a CDS encoding hydrolase — protein MTDTGLDAPFWICRTCGVEHAERPTVCAICADERQWVPASGQAWTTLDELTTEGLAVTARELEPDLVALEAPGIGIEQQAKVVRTEAGALLWDPLGFVDQAGLDAVVQAAGASRSALVVASHPHMYGVQVEWARRLGDALGTEVPVLVSEADAEWLARPGPTVRTWSGEVEVLPGLTLIQPGGHFPGSAVAHWAPGAEGRGVLLSGDTIFANPDRTSVSFLRSYPNRLPLSGAVVTRIAEHVARRPFDRLYNNFDGVIPTDAREVVLRSAQRHAAWTRGDYDHLT, from the coding sequence ATGACGGACACCGGGCTCGACGCGCCGTTCTGGATCTGCCGGACCTGCGGCGTGGAGCACGCCGAACGGCCGACGGTCTGCGCGATCTGCGCCGACGAGCGGCAGTGGGTGCCCGCGAGCGGTCAGGCGTGGACCACGCTCGACGAGCTGACCACCGAGGGGCTCGCCGTCACCGCCCGCGAGCTCGAGCCGGACCTCGTCGCGCTGGAGGCGCCCGGGATCGGCATCGAGCAGCAGGCGAAGGTGGTCCGCACCGAGGCGGGCGCGCTGCTGTGGGACCCGCTGGGGTTCGTCGACCAGGCGGGCCTGGACGCGGTGGTGCAGGCCGCGGGCGCGAGCCGCTCCGCGCTCGTCGTCGCGAGCCACCCGCACATGTACGGCGTGCAGGTCGAGTGGGCCCGGCGGCTGGGCGATGCGCTGGGCACGGAGGTGCCCGTGCTGGTGAGCGAGGCGGACGCCGAGTGGCTCGCCCGGCCCGGCCCGACGGTGCGCACGTGGAGCGGCGAGGTCGAGGTGCTCCCGGGCCTGACGCTGATCCAGCCGGGCGGCCACTTCCCCGGCTCGGCGGTCGCTCACTGGGCTCCCGGTGCGGAGGGCCGCGGCGTGCTGCTGTCCGGCGACACGATCTTCGCCAACCCCGACCGCACGTCGGTGAGCTTCCTGCGCAGCTACCCCAACCGGCTGCCGCTGTCCGGCGCGGTGGTCACGCGCATCGCGGAGCATGTCGCGCGCCGCCCGTTCGACCGGCTCTACAACAACTTCGACGGCGTCATCCCCACGGACGCCCGCGAGGTGGTCCTGCGCTCGGCGCAGCGCCACGCCGCCTGGACCCGCGGCGACTACGACCACCTCACCTGA